A part of Rhodamnia argentea isolate NSW1041297 chromosome 8, ASM2092103v1, whole genome shotgun sequence genomic DNA contains:
- the LOC115736789 gene encoding TIMELESS-interacting protein, whose amino-acid sequence METAGKSVPTGCYKCGLPGHWSRDCPSDPIQNSNSNSNPNPRPSLPPSSSIPHPSGAARATSFEDKPAKPKKVPMKRPKLTPELLLSDDGLGYVLRHFPRNFKYRGRGNEVSDLGNLIGMYREWHSHLIPYYSFDQFVRKVEQVAASKQVKRCIGELRERVASGRDLTKLHESPSPEEDGVNNDQGLSTPFEPTDTEETRQHARESSNNTNADDLPQDILHEIYEKALEDAPRSTQGHDVLDLVNASQNQVTNTVTSKHTKSQISDEQKARMELNRLKALEKAAARSRSQQGS is encoded by the exons ATGGAGACCGCCGGAAAATCAGTGCCGACGGGATGCTACAAGTGTGGCCTCCCGGGCCACTGGTCCCGCGACTGCCCATCCGATCCCATCCAAAACTCAAACTCAAActcaaaccctaaccctagaccTAGCCTTCCTCCTTCTTCGTCGATCCCCCATCCCTCCGGCGCAGCTAGGGCCACCAGCTTCGAAGACAAACCGGCGAAGCCGAAGAAGGTCCCCATGAAGCGACCCAAGCTCACGCCGGAGCTCCTCTTATCCGACGACGGCCTCGGTTATGTCCTTCGCCACTTCCCTCGCAACTTCAAGTATCGTGGCCGCGGCAACGAG gTTAGTGATCTGGGAAACTTAATTGGCATGTACCGGGAATGGCACTCTCATTTGATTCCCTATTACTCATTTGATCAGTTTGTTCGTAAGGTAGAACAAGTGGCTGCCTCAAAACAAGTAAAG AGATGCATTGGAGAATTAAGGGAGAGAGTTGCTAGTGGTAGGGATCTGACGAAGTTGCATGAATCACCTTCACCGGAGGAAGATGGTGTAAACAATGACCAAG GACTTTCAACACCTTTCGAACCCACAGATACCGAGGAAACGAGACAACATGCGAGAGAATCATCAAATAACACCAATGCTGATGACTTACCACAAGACATACTTCATGAGATCTATGAGAAAGCTCTTGAA GATGCACCTCGGAGCACCCAAGGGCATGATGTCTTGGATTTGGTGAATGCATCACAGAATCAAGTTACAAATACGGTGACTAGTAAACACACCAAAAGCCAGATCTCGGATGAGCAAAAAGCTCGCATGGAACTCAACAGACTCAAGGCATTGGAGAAGGCTGCAGCTCGTTCTCGTTCTCAACAAGGAAGCTAA
- the LOC115736652 gene encoding BTB/POZ domain-containing protein At3g19850 isoform X1: MSLHCDLQIHVNGQQTFFLDEKIVSAYSGRLRKIIRQEKRRTQIKSSGIEVDNFPGGSDGFELVLRFCYNRGEIGITVSNVSLLHCSAVFLGMSEKVAASNLMPQTEKFLEDMFYWSWNDVIASLKSCETFLSYADSVGLLPKLVCALLAKIAQNSDLNLINSSSSSSSSPEMASRFRFSSSAKTTPDSKSPSRSSKAWWFDDLTILSPLIIEMVVKSLGAHGSENNSLTLTRFLLHYLKTVSQRKGNTTEFTASTKSDYIGLTDTVVHGVILVGKTAFSCRGLLRVLRIVSGFGISKDCRVGLERLIGGMLDQATLDDLLVSGHDRGVYDVNLVVRLIRVFVNGDGRSAQKIKKVARLVDKYLGEIAPDQNLKMSKFLGVAESLPDAARDCYDGVYRAIDTFLESHPSLSFEERSRLCRCLNYEKLSLEACKDLAKNPKVPPRIAVQALMSQQSYVQPAKDFLPQEIAKESPTTIDGQIVVYGGIDTESVEEENHDMRMNLQRMQWRVNELEKVCKQMRGRMSKIVKHPSSSSSRSLPRLC; encoded by the exons ATGTCGCTGCACTGTGACCTGCAGATTCACGTCAACGGTCAACAGACATTCTTCCTGGACGAG AAAATCGTATCGGCCTACTCGGGGAGGTTGAGGAAGATCATCAGGCAAGAGAAGAGGAGGACCCAGATCAAGAGTTCCGGAATCGAGGTGGACAACTTCCCAGGCGGCTCCGATGGGTTCGAGCTGGTTTTGAGGTTCTGTTACAACCGTGGCGAGATTGGGATCACGGTCTCCAATGTGTCCCTCCTTCACTGCTCTGCAGTCTTCCTGGGGATGTCCGAAAAGGTCGCCGCTTCTAATCTCATGCCACAGACTGAGAAGTTCCTGGAAGACATGTTTTACTGGTCCTGGAATGATGTGATTGCCAGCCTCAAGAGCTGCGAAACGTTCCTCAGCTATGCAGACTCGGTAGGCCTGCTCCCGAAGCTCGTCTGCGCGCTGCTGGCAAAGATCGCTCAGAATTCAGACCTTAACCTAATTAATTCCtcgtcttcgtcgtcgtcgtccccTGAAATGGCTTCCAGGTTCAGGTTCTCCTCTTCCGCAAAGACGACGCCCGACTCCAAGAGCCCATCTCGGTCGAGCAAAGCATGGTGGTTCGATGATTTGACCATCCTGTCTCCGCTGATAATCGAGATGGTAGTCAAGAGCTTAGGGGCTCATGGGAGCGAAAACAACAGCCTGACCCTCACAAGATTCCTGCTCCATTACCTCAAGACAGTGTCTCAAAGGAAAGGCAACACGACAGAGTTTACGGCAAGCACAAAGTCCGACTACATCGGTCTCACAGACACGGTGGTCCACGGGGTCATCCTGGTGGGGAAAACTGCATTTTCTTGCCGGGGGCTTCTCAGGGTGCTGAGAATCGTGTCGGGATTCGGAATCAGCAAAGATTGCAGAGTCGGCCTGGAGAGACTTATCGGTGGGATGCTCGATCAGGCAACTCTGGATGACCTCCTGGTCTCTGGCCATGACAGAGGTGTTTATGATGTGAATTTGGTGGTGAGGCTGATCAGGGTGTTTGTTAATGGCGATGGCCGGTCCGCACAGAAGATCAAGAAAGTGGCCAGGTTGGTGGATAAGTACTTGGGCGAGATAGCCCCAGATCAGAACCTCAAGATGTCCAAGTTTCTTGGCGTTGCAGAGAGCTTGCCAGACGCTGCAAGGGACTGCTATGATGGGGTCTACAGAGCCATTGACACATTCCTTGAG TCGCACCCAAGCCTTTCCTTCGAGGAGCGGTCCAGGCTGTGCAGGTGCCTGAACTACGAGAAACTAAGCCTCGAGGCCTGCAAGGACCTGGCAAAGAACCCCAAAGTCCCTCCGAGAATCGCTGTACAAGCACTCATGTCACAGCAATCCTATGTGCAGCCTGCCAAAGACTTCCTCCCACAAGAAATCGCGAAAGAGAGCCCCACAACCATCGACGGGCAGATAGTGGTCTATGGCGGGATCGACACCGAGAGCGTCGAAGAGGAGAACCATGACATGAGGATGAATCTGCAGAGGATGCAGTGGAGGGTGAATGAGTTGGAGAAGGTGTGCAAGCAAATGCGGGGTCGGATGTCCAAGATAGTGAAGCACCCAAGTAGCAGCAGTAGCAGGAGTTTGCCCAGACTCTGTTGA
- the LOC115736652 gene encoding BTB/POZ domain-containing protein At3g19850 isoform X2, protein MSLHCDLQIHVNGQQTFFLDEKIVSAYSGRLRKIIRQEKRRTQIKSSGIEVDNFPGGSDGFELVLRFCYNRGEIGITVSNVSLLHCSAVFLGMSEKVAASNLMPQTEKFLEDMFYWSWNDVIASLKSCETFLSYADSVGLLPKLVCALLAKIAQNSDLNLINSSSSSSSSPEMASRFRFSSSAKTTPDSKSPSRSSKAWWFDDLTILSPLIIEMVVKSLGAHGSENNSLTLTRFLLHYLKTVSQRKGNTTEFTASTKSDYIGLTDTVVHGVILVGKTAFSCRGLLRVLRIVSGFGISKDCRVGLERLIGGMLDQATLDDLLVSGHDRGVYDVNLVVRLIRVFVNGDGRSAQKIKKVARLVDKYLGEIAPDQNLKMSKFLGVAESLPDAARDCYDGVYRAIDTFLELNVQAVESPSIVNHQNRSIIWNNFPNVFG, encoded by the exons ATGTCGCTGCACTGTGACCTGCAGATTCACGTCAACGGTCAACAGACATTCTTCCTGGACGAG AAAATCGTATCGGCCTACTCGGGGAGGTTGAGGAAGATCATCAGGCAAGAGAAGAGGAGGACCCAGATCAAGAGTTCCGGAATCGAGGTGGACAACTTCCCAGGCGGCTCCGATGGGTTCGAGCTGGTTTTGAGGTTCTGTTACAACCGTGGCGAGATTGGGATCACGGTCTCCAATGTGTCCCTCCTTCACTGCTCTGCAGTCTTCCTGGGGATGTCCGAAAAGGTCGCCGCTTCTAATCTCATGCCACAGACTGAGAAGTTCCTGGAAGACATGTTTTACTGGTCCTGGAATGATGTGATTGCCAGCCTCAAGAGCTGCGAAACGTTCCTCAGCTATGCAGACTCGGTAGGCCTGCTCCCGAAGCTCGTCTGCGCGCTGCTGGCAAAGATCGCTCAGAATTCAGACCTTAACCTAATTAATTCCtcgtcttcgtcgtcgtcgtccccTGAAATGGCTTCCAGGTTCAGGTTCTCCTCTTCCGCAAAGACGACGCCCGACTCCAAGAGCCCATCTCGGTCGAGCAAAGCATGGTGGTTCGATGATTTGACCATCCTGTCTCCGCTGATAATCGAGATGGTAGTCAAGAGCTTAGGGGCTCATGGGAGCGAAAACAACAGCCTGACCCTCACAAGATTCCTGCTCCATTACCTCAAGACAGTGTCTCAAAGGAAAGGCAACACGACAGAGTTTACGGCAAGCACAAAGTCCGACTACATCGGTCTCACAGACACGGTGGTCCACGGGGTCATCCTGGTGGGGAAAACTGCATTTTCTTGCCGGGGGCTTCTCAGGGTGCTGAGAATCGTGTCGGGATTCGGAATCAGCAAAGATTGCAGAGTCGGCCTGGAGAGACTTATCGGTGGGATGCTCGATCAGGCAACTCTGGATGACCTCCTGGTCTCTGGCCATGACAGAGGTGTTTATGATGTGAATTTGGTGGTGAGGCTGATCAGGGTGTTTGTTAATGGCGATGGCCGGTCCGCACAGAAGATCAAGAAAGTGGCCAGGTTGGTGGATAAGTACTTGGGCGAGATAGCCCCAGATCAGAACCTCAAGATGTCCAAGTTTCTTGGCGTTGCAGAGAGCTTGCCAGACGCTGCAAGGGACTGCTATGATGGGGTCTACAGAGCCATTGACACATTCCTTGAG TTAAATGTTCAAGCAGTGGAGTCGCCCAGCATAGTTAATCATCAAAACAGATCAATCATTTGGAACAATTTCCCTAATGTTTTTGGCTGA
- the LOC115736651 gene encoding inactive leucine-rich repeat receptor-like serine/threonine-protein kinase At1g60630 → MGSFFSGYSSLLLLLLLFLAVLVPTARSGDAEALLALKSAVDPLNSLPWREGNANAVCSWPGVRDCMNGRVTKLVLESLNLTGTLDGKALNRLDQLRVLSLKDNSISGDIPDLSGLVNLKSLYLNGNALSGGFPPSLTGLHRLKILVLAGNRISGEIPESVLSLRRLYVFYLQDNGFTGGIPPLNQTSLRFFNVSNNRLSGEIPATTALSRFNASCFSGNVDLCGSTLGNPCNSTGSGGPSMSPAYPKNPTAKKSHSNRSRLIKIVAGTAGGLALLLICLLLLCLICRSRGQRKTSGEVRSKGGVEIGEEAGEASATGGGGGGGAGSNNNGAGKAAAAAGFSWEGEGLGSLVFLGAGDQQMGYSLEDLLKASAETLGRGTLGSTYKAVMESGYIVTVKRLKDARYPRMEEFRGQMDGLGRLRHPNIVPLRAYFQAREERLLVYDYFPNGSLFTLIHGSRTSGGGKPLHWTSCLKIAEDLATGLLYIHQNHGLTHGNLKSSNVLLGPDFESCLTDYGLMSFRDPDSLEEPSATSLFYRAPECRDPRRPITQQTDVYSFGVLLLELLTGKTPFQDLVQAHGSDIPRWVRSVREEETESGDEPASSNEASEEKLQALLNIAMACVSIVPENRPAMREVLKMIRDARSEAQVSSNSSDHSPGRWSDTVQSLPREEHLSI, encoded by the exons ATGGGGTCTTTCTTTTCGGGGTACTCCTCtctcctcttgctcttgctcttgTTCCTCGCTGTACTAGTTCCCACTGCCAGATCAGGCGACGCCGAGGCTCTGCTTGCTCTCAAGTCCGCCGTCGACCCCCTCAACTCGCTGCCCTGGCGAGAGGGGAACGCGAACGCCGTCTGCTCTTGGCCGGGGGTTAGAGACTGCATGAACGGCCGTGTCACCAAGCTCGTCCTAGAGTCCTTGAACTTGACCGGCACGTTGGACGGGAAGGCCCTGAACCGGCTCGACCAGCTTCGCGTCCTCAGCCTTAAGGACAACTCCATCTCCGGCGATATCCCCGACCTCTCTGGCCTCGTCAACCTCAAGTCCCTCTACCTGAACGGCAACGCCCTCTCTGGAGGCTTCCCCCCCTCTCTCACCGGCCTCCACCGCCTCAAGATCCTCGTCCTCGCCGGGAACCGCATCTCCGGGGAGATACCCGAGTCCGTCCTCAGCCTGAGGAGGTTATACGTTTTCTACTTGCAGGACAATGGGTTCACCGGCGGGATCCCCCCGCTGAACCAGACCAGCCTCCGGTTTTTCAACGTCTCGAACAATCGGCTATCCGGCGAGATCCCGGCGACTACCGCACTGTCGAGGTTCAACGCCTCGTGCTTTTCTGGCAATGTGGATCTCTGCGGGTCGACGCTCGGCAATCCATGCAACAGCACTGGGTCAGGAGGCCCGTCTATGAGCCCTGCTTATCCCAAGAACCCGACGGCGAAGAAATCGCATTCTAATCGCTCAAGGCTCATCAAGATCGTCGCAGGAACAGCCGGTGGATTAGCGTTGCTGTTGATCTGCCTGCTCCTGCTGTGCTTGATCTGCCGGAGTCGCGGACAGAGGAAGACTTCAG GCGAGGTGAGATCCAAGGGCGGGGTCGAGATAGGGGAGGAGGCAGGGGAAGCATCCGCCACAGGCGGGGGCGGCGGGGGCGGCGCGGGCAGCAACAACAACGGGGCGGggaaggcggcggcggcggcggggttCTCGTGGGAGGGGGAGGGGCTGGGGAGCCTGGTGTTCCTCGGGGCCGGGGACCAGCAGATGGGGTACAGCCTGGAGGACCTGCTGAAGGCGTCGGCGGAGACGCTGGGGCGGGGGACGCTGGGGAGCACGTACAAGGCGGTGATGGAGTCGGGGTACATCGTGACGGTGAAGCGGCTCAAGGACGCCCGGTACCCGAGGATGGAGGAGTTCCGGGGGCAGATGGACGGCCTCGGGAGGCTGCGCCACCCGAACATCGTCCCGCTCCGGGCCTACTTCCAGGCGAGGGAGGAGCGGCTGCTGGTCTACGATTACTTCCCCAACGGCAGCCTCTTCACTCTCATCCACG GATCAAGGACTTCAGGTGGCGGCAAGCCTCTTCACTGGACCTCGTGCCTCAAAATAGCCGAGGACTTGGCGACTGGACTGCTCTACATCCACCAAAACCACGGCCTGACACACGGGAACTTGAAATCCTCCAACGTGCTGCTCGGCCCCGACTTCGAGTCCTGCCTCACAGATTACGGCCTCATGTCGTTCCGGGACCCCGACTCGCTTGAAGAACCGAGCGCCACTTCCCTCTTCTACAGGGCCCCCGAGTGCCGGGACCCTCGCAGGCCCATCACCCAGCAGACGGATGTATACAGCTTCGGCGTCCTCCTCCTGGAGCTCCTCACGGGGAAAACCCCGTTTCAGGACCTCGTGCAGGCGCACGGATCGGATATCCCGAGGTGGGTCCGGTCGGTCCGTGAGGAGGAAACGGAATCTGGGGACGAACCTGCCTCTAGTAATGAGGCCTCTGAAGAAAAACTTCAGGCTCTCTTGAACATAGCGATGGCCTGCGTGTCCATTGTCCCTGAGAACCGGCCTGCCATGAGAGAGGTTCTGAAGATGATTAGAGATGCGAGATCTGAGGCTCAAGTTTCGTCCAACAGTAGCGATCACTCACCGGGGCGATGGTCAGACACGGTGCAGAGCTTGCCCAGGGAAGAACACTTGAGCATATGA